One part of the Parabacteroides distasonis ATCC 8503 genome encodes these proteins:
- a CDS encoding aromatic aminobenezylarsenical efflux permease ArsG family transporter yields the protein MDWLQTLLDSSTTPTLTAFLLGLLTAVSPCPLATNIAAIGFISKDIKNRQRIFRNGLLYTLGRVIAYTVLGVILILILKEGASLFGIQKFIGKYGELILGPALLLTGMFILFGNKLKLPSFGFKGNGESLARKGGWGALALGMLFAMAFCPTSGVFYFGMLIPMSATATMGYLLPILFAIATALPVLVVAWILAFSVQHIGSFYGKMQTVQKWLNGIVGCLFVGIGVYYCIVMF from the coding sequence ATGGACTGGCTACAGACTTTATTGGATAGCAGCACAACACCGACACTGACGGCATTCCTGTTAGGATTACTTACAGCGGTATCGCCTTGTCCGTTGGCTACAAATATAGCGGCAATCGGTTTTATAAGCAAAGACATCAAGAACAGGCAACGCATCTTTCGTAACGGTCTTTTATACACCTTGGGTCGTGTCATCGCCTATACCGTATTAGGTGTCATCTTGATTCTTATACTGAAAGAAGGGGCAAGTCTGTTCGGTATCCAGAAATTCATAGGCAAATATGGAGAATTGATTCTCGGTCCGGCATTACTTCTGACCGGGATGTTCATTCTATTCGGTAACAAACTCAAATTGCCCTCTTTCGGATTCAAAGGTAATGGTGAAAGCCTGGCACGAAAGGGTGGTTGGGGAGCATTGGCTCTTGGAATGCTGTTCGCTATGGCATTCTGCCCTACAAGCGGTGTGTTCTATTTCGGTATGCTGATACCGATGTCTGCCACAGCAACGATGGGTTATCTGTTGCCGATATTGTTTGCCATTGCTACGGCATTGCCTGTTTTGGTGGTCGCTTGGATATTGGCGTTCAGTGTCCAGCACATCGGCAGTTTCTACGGCAAGATGCAGACCGTACAGAAATGGCTGAATGGAATTGTTGGTTGCCTGTTCGTAGGAATAGGAGTATATTATTGTATCGTAATGTTTTAA
- a CDS encoding permease: MNTLIETLKYFVFITAELIALFLLISAVVEIILMYIPQDKIKQWLSGRGILGNVMAAGFGALTPFCACSTIPMTVGFLNAGVPFGSTMSFLIASPLLNPIIIGMLGAMVGVKAMLAYFIIAFAASVLFGVVLEKMGMQKYVKNVRLRNEHNVGSEDKRQWTIKRKLREAFVSAWDSLRPILGYLLIGVALGAGIYGYMPQDFVLKIAGPDNLFAIPIAAVLGIPLYIRAETAIPIGVALMAKGMSIGTVIALVIGGAGMAIPEMTMLASIFRKKLVATIVVVIFLTAVITGYLFNILL; encoded by the coding sequence ATGAACACTTTGATAGAAACATTAAAATACTTCGTGTTTATCACGGCAGAATTGATAGCACTGTTCCTGCTGATCAGTGCGGTTGTCGAAATAATACTGATGTATATTCCGCAAGACAAAATCAAGCAATGGCTTTCTGGACGTGGAATCTTAGGCAATGTCATGGCAGCAGGATTCGGGGCACTCACCCCATTTTGCGCCTGTTCCACCATTCCGATGACAGTCGGTTTCCTCAATGCCGGAGTTCCTTTTGGAAGTACCATGTCATTCCTTATAGCTTCTCCGCTGCTCAATCCTATAATAATAGGAATGTTGGGGGCAATGGTCGGTGTAAAGGCGATGCTTGCATATTTCATTATTGCTTTCGCCGCCTCGGTCCTGTTCGGTGTGGTATTGGAAAAAATGGGGATGCAGAAGTATGTGAAAAACGTACGTCTCCGTAACGAACATAACGTAGGCAGTGAGGACAAAAGACAATGGACTATAAAGCGTAAACTGAGAGAAGCATTCGTTTCGGCTTGGGACAGTCTGCGCCCTATTTTAGGTTACTTGTTAATTGGAGTCGCACTCGGAGCAGGGATATACGGCTATATGCCACAAGATTTTGTGCTGAAGATAGCCGGACCAGACAATCTGTTTGCCATTCCTATCGCAGCCGTATTGGGCATACCGTTGTATATCCGTGCTGAAACGGCAATCCCTATCGGGGTCGCACTGATGGCTAAGGGTATGAGCATCGGCACTGTGATAGCGTTGGTTATTGGCGGTGCAGGTATGGCAATTCCGGAAATGACAATGCTTGCAAGCATTTTCCGTAAGAAATTGGTCGCAACGATTGTCGTTGTAATATTCCTTACGGCTGTAATTACAGGTTATTTATTTAACATATTATTGTAA
- a CDS encoding thioredoxin family protein — MKILGPGCAKCKSTYQVIERVVSENKLDVKLTKIEDIAEIMSYNIMATPAVVVDGTVKIKGHVPSESEVKQLLGI; from the coding sequence ATCAAGATATTGGGACCGGGGTGCGCCAAATGCAAATCAACCTATCAAGTTATTGAGAGAGTGGTCAGCGAAAACAAACTTGATGTGAAGCTTACGAAAATAGAGGACATTGCCGAAATAATGAGCTACAACATTATGGCAACTCCTGCGGTTGTAGTGGACGGTACTGTCAAAATAAAGGGACATGTTCCGTCTGAAAGTGAAGTAAAACAACTGTTGGGAATTTAA